The following are encoded in a window of Candidatus Jordarchaeales archaeon genomic DNA:
- a CDS encoding methyltransferase domain-containing protein yields MEVSLDLGLSVSSVRVEGGVALLPGGVSVDVGVLREFAERCDGSICVVEGDGGVRLLEEWNPEEETYYKLRCVVEGSAPTLQINGIYMHRVLGMTPWDDSRRKVRVLGVKPRERVLDVCTGLGYTAIHALRRGARVTSIEKSETVLRFAEYNPWSRELEKVTVIHGDAFEVVGEFEDCSFDRVLHDPPRFGLAGELYSQEFYKELFRVLRPGGSLFHYVGSPGQLIRGKDLAKGVAARLEGVGFVASVVRKEKCVLAFKPR; encoded by the coding sequence GTGGAGGTGAGCTTGGATCTGGGATTGTCTGTTAGTAGTGTTAGGGTTGAGGGGGGTGTAGCCCTTCTGCCTGGTGGCGTGAGTGTTGATGTTGGTGTGCTTCGTGAATTTGCTGAGAGGTGTGATGGGTCGATTTGTGTGGTTGAGGGTGACGGCGGGGTCAGGTTGCTTGAGGAGTGGAACCCCGAGGAGGAGACGTATTACAAGCTTAGGTGTGTGGTTGAGGGTTCTGCTCCGACCCTTCAGATTAACGGCATTTACATGCACAGGGTTCTGGGTATGACTCCTTGGGACGACTCGAGGCGGAAGGTTAGGGTGCTTGGGGTTAAGCCGCGGGAGAGGGTTTTGGATGTCTGCACGGGCTTGGGTTATACTGCTATTCACGCTCTGCGTAGGGGGGCTAGGGTTACGAGTATCGAGAAGTCTGAAACCGTGCTGAGGTTCGCGGAGTATAACCCGTGGTCCCGGGAGCTGGAGAAGGTTACGGTTATCCACGGCGACGCATTCGAGGTTGTAGGCGAGTTCGAGGACTGCTCTTTCGACAGGGTTCTCCACGACCCTCCGCGCTTCGGCTTAGCTGGCGAGCTTTACTCGCAGGAGTTTTACAAGGAGCTTTTCAGGGTGCTTAGGCCGGGGGGCTCCTTGTTCCACTATGTTGGATCCCCTGGTCAGCTTATACGTGGGAAAGACTTGGCTAAGGGTGTTGCCGCCAGGCTTGAAGGCGTCGGCTTCGTGGCGAGTGTTGTCAGGAAGGAAAAGTGCGTTCTGGCGTTTAAGCCAAGGTAG